From one Paenibacillus terrae HPL-003 genomic stretch:
- a CDS encoding hydantoinase/oxoprolinase family protein, with protein sequence MGDSWRLGIDIGGTFTDLTILDNQNGKLWGVKTPTVSQDPAQGIANGLALLKERGIKPQDIHYFVHGTTIGLNTLLQRRGEAIALIVTEGFRDLLALQRLRLPIPYDFRSRLPEPLVPRERVFAVKERMLHDGTVHTSLDLDSLDQAIRGAVDSGVSGVVVCFLHSYKNPQHEQLAVQRIREIAPQLGVNASSALWPQMREYERAAMTSVNLYIQPNVQRYFETLRERLNEEGVQTQPFITQSNGGIMDIGTAAQAPVRTLFSGPAAGVIGAVQAAKSADIANVITFDMGGTSADISIIEGGEPTFTQTNQLAGMPIMLPSVSMYSVGAGGGSFAWIDNGGLLKVGPESVGSSPGPACYGTGERAALTDAFLLCGYLNPGRFAAGHVQLFPERSAQAIRPIAEHLGTDERMAADRMIQVAVANMYAELSAVMEQHGFDPREFSLLAFGGGGPVTANFLAEEIQAQSVLVPPNPGTLCALGALSADFAYDAVLSLQQRFDEYPSDSLTREFDVLAEQARQWLDQQQVEGLEGITLHYSMDARYSGQAFEIELPLESSMLEDGNSERIVTAFHELHHRQYGHSDPFAVLELINLRVRLAGHTIKPRIASISEATDQIQPSGTRRIIYGGTEYTADVYARTELRAGHRLEGPAIVEQDDTTVLVLNGWYGVTDRSGNLILKRKEVRG encoded by the coding sequence TTGGGCGATTCATGGAGATTGGGGATTGATATTGGGGGAACATTTACGGATTTAACCATATTGGATAATCAGAATGGTAAGCTTTGGGGAGTGAAAACACCAACCGTTTCGCAGGATCCTGCCCAGGGGATTGCTAACGGATTAGCTTTGTTGAAAGAGCGTGGCATTAAGCCGCAGGACATACATTACTTCGTGCACGGCACTACAATAGGTTTAAATACGTTACTACAGCGTCGCGGTGAGGCGATTGCACTCATCGTAACCGAGGGATTCCGAGATTTGCTGGCTCTCCAGCGTTTACGGTTACCGATACCGTATGATTTTCGTTCCAGACTGCCTGAACCGCTTGTGCCCAGAGAACGGGTCTTTGCCGTTAAAGAGCGCATGCTGCATGACGGTACGGTACATACTTCATTAGATTTGGATAGTCTGGATCAAGCGATTCGCGGAGCGGTGGATTCCGGGGTAAGCGGGGTAGTGGTTTGCTTCCTGCACAGCTATAAAAACCCGCAGCATGAGCAATTAGCTGTCCAGCGGATACGTGAGATCGCGCCCCAGTTGGGTGTGAATGCGTCCTCCGCCTTGTGGCCTCAGATGAGGGAATATGAGCGAGCGGCCATGACATCCGTTAACTTGTATATTCAGCCGAACGTCCAGCGTTATTTTGAAACGCTTCGTGAACGTTTGAATGAAGAAGGAGTCCAGACGCAGCCTTTTATTACACAATCGAATGGCGGTATTATGGATATAGGCACCGCTGCACAGGCGCCAGTGCGAACTTTGTTTTCCGGGCCCGCCGCAGGGGTAATCGGTGCAGTACAAGCTGCAAAATCCGCGGATATTGCTAATGTAATTACCTTCGATATGGGGGGCACGAGTGCGGATATTTCCATTATTGAAGGTGGTGAGCCTACATTCACACAGACCAATCAACTGGCAGGTATGCCGATTATGCTGCCTTCCGTTTCTATGTATTCGGTAGGGGCGGGAGGCGGTTCCTTTGCCTGGATTGACAATGGAGGTCTGCTTAAAGTAGGGCCGGAGTCAGTCGGTTCTTCACCGGGACCTGCCTGCTACGGCACGGGGGAAAGGGCTGCTCTGACGGATGCGTTCCTACTTTGTGGATATTTGAATCCGGGTAGGTTCGCCGCAGGGCATGTACAGCTTTTCCCTGAACGTTCTGCACAAGCGATTCGGCCCATTGCCGAACACTTGGGAACGGATGAACGAATGGCGGCGGACCGAATGATTCAGGTAGCTGTGGCGAATATGTATGCCGAGCTAAGCGCGGTGATGGAGCAGCACGGCTTTGATCCGCGGGAATTCAGTTTGCTTGCCTTTGGCGGTGGTGGACCGGTAACGGCTAATTTTTTGGCAGAGGAAATACAGGCACAGAGCGTTCTGGTTCCACCGAATCCCGGTACGTTGTGTGCGCTGGGGGCACTGTCGGCTGATTTTGCCTACGATGCAGTATTATCTCTACAGCAGCGGTTTGATGAGTATCCTTCCGATTCGCTCACGCGTGAATTTGATGTGCTGGCAGAACAGGCGCGGCAATGGCTTGATCAGCAACAGGTGGAGGGTCTGGAAGGCATCACATTGCACTACTCGATGGATGCCCGTTACAGCGGACAAGCCTTTGAAATTGAGCTGCCGCTGGAAAGCTCTATGCTGGAGGACGGAAACAGTGAACGGATTGTTACCGCATTTCACGAACTGCATCATCGTCAATACGGGCACAGCGATCCTTTTGCCGTATTAGAGCTGATTAACCTGCGGGTGCGGTTGGCAGGCCATACCATTAAACCTCGGATTGCCTCCATTTCGGAGGCGACGGATCAAATTCAGCCTTCGGGAACACGACGTATTATTTATGGCGGAACGGAGTATACCGCTGATGTATACGCTCGTACCGAGCTGCGTGCAGGCCATCGGCTTGAAGGACCAGCTATCGTCGAACAGGATGATACAACCGTTCTTGTGCTGAACGGCTGGTATGGCGTTACGGATCGGTCCGGCAACCTGATTTTGAAACGAAAAGAGGTGCGCGGATGA
- a CDS encoding DUF2953 domain-containing protein has product MWKWIGIAIIVVLLLVLAVLLSRIRLKLDIAKHDNDDRAHLEIRFLYGWIKINYDIPAILLAGLQKGLLYRLDRNKNIHKTDASIDSGIIDKEKIKRFIHDVRILLKGTRSFHRWIRHTLAHVTMSKMEWSTNISLADAAYTATSTGILWGLKTSFIGFASSFVRMNCTPKLFVVPYWVDRLRFTTTLTCEASISLGYGIYSMLILAYRIWRVPGGPEAWKRVFSKRPENRRVNSED; this is encoded by the coding sequence GTGTGGAAATGGATCGGTATCGCCATCATCGTCGTTTTGTTACTTGTGCTGGCTGTTCTGCTCTCCCGTATCCGATTGAAGCTGGATATTGCCAAGCATGATAATGATGACAGGGCGCATCTGGAGATCAGATTTCTGTACGGGTGGATTAAAATAAATTATGACATTCCGGCTATTCTGCTGGCAGGCTTGCAAAAAGGGCTTCTCTATCGACTCGATCGCAACAAAAACATACATAAAACGGATGCCTCTATTGACAGCGGGATTATTGATAAAGAGAAAATTAAGCGATTTATACACGATGTTCGTATACTGCTGAAAGGAACGCGATCTTTCCACCGATGGATACGTCATACGCTAGCCCATGTGACGATGTCGAAAATGGAATGGTCCACCAATATCAGTCTTGCTGACGCTGCTTATACGGCTACCTCTACTGGTATTCTGTGGGGGCTGAAAACGTCATTTATTGGTTTTGCCTCCAGCTTTGTGCGCATGAACTGCACACCCAAGCTGTTTGTCGTGCCTTATTGGGTGGATCGCCTGCGTTTTACTACCACTTTGACCTGTGAGGCAAGTATTTCACTGGGTTATGGCATTTATTCGATGCTCATATTGGCTTACCGCATATGGCGCGTACCAGGCGGTCCAGAGGCGTGGAAACGGGTATTCTCCAAGAGACCTGAGAATCGCCGGGTCAACAGTGAAGACTGA
- the scpB gene encoding SMC-Scp complex subunit ScpB: MDYLKLKSIIEGLLFLAGEEGLSAKQIADIVEQQQELVEKSLEDMKQDMEQGGRGLQIVRIAGHYQLATLSEHAPFFEKLAYSPARASLSQAALETLAIVAYRQTITRVEIEDIRGVKSERAIHTLVNKELIEEKGRAEAIGRPILYGTTKSFLDYFGLGSLADLPQPELFEDSDNLEEETQLLFERLENSQPDMNDTES; encoded by the coding sequence ATGGATTATCTGAAGCTGAAATCAATTATTGAGGGACTGCTGTTTCTCGCGGGAGAGGAAGGGTTGTCCGCCAAGCAGATCGCCGACATTGTAGAGCAGCAGCAAGAGCTGGTTGAAAAGAGTTTGGAGGATATGAAGCAGGACATGGAGCAGGGAGGAAGAGGTCTGCAAATTGTCCGTATAGCCGGTCATTATCAGCTGGCAACCTTATCCGAGCATGCACCTTTTTTTGAAAAGCTCGCTTATTCTCCCGCACGTGCCTCGCTGTCTCAAGCGGCTTTGGAGACACTTGCCATTGTGGCCTACCGCCAGACTATTACAAGAGTTGAAATCGAAGATATTCGGGGTGTCAAATCTGAGCGGGCTATACATACTCTGGTCAACAAGGAGCTTATTGAGGAAAAAGGTCGGGCTGAGGCCATCGGACGACCGATTTTGTACGGAACGACGAAGTCATTTCTGGATTATTTCGGTCTGGGCTCTTTGGCGGATTTGCCGCAGCCTGAGCTGTTTGAGGACTCGGATAATTTGGAGGAAGAGACACAATTGTTGTTCGAACGTTTGGAGAACAGCCAGCCAGATATGAATGATACGGAGTCTTGA
- a CDS encoding segregation and condensation protein A, whose protein sequence is MTVVNYKLETFEGPLDLLLHLIDKAEIDIQDIPISDITDQYMAFLHSMQELELDITSEFLVMAATLLSIKSKLLLPKPPVMEYDDLDFYEEEDYDPRDELVRKLVEYRKYKGIARHLSEREWERSLIYGKEPEDLSAFLPTEPANPVHGLHASDLVAAFQRALRKAERRTTVTRIHRDEISVKDRIRQVIGALEMVGTGGRLLFSKLMHEEMYRHEVVVTFLAILELMKMKQIFCYQEKLFDDIVMEWRGDLRVNGLSEAEINY, encoded by the coding sequence TTGACAGTCGTAAATTACAAGCTGGAGACATTCGAGGGTCCGCTGGATCTGCTGTTGCATCTGATTGATAAGGCCGAGATCGATATTCAGGATATCCCGATTAGTGATATTACGGATCAGTATATGGCTTTTTTGCACAGTATGCAGGAGCTGGAGCTGGACATTACGAGCGAGTTTCTGGTGATGGCGGCGACGCTCTTATCTATTAAGAGTAAATTGCTGCTTCCCAAGCCACCTGTAATGGAATATGATGATTTGGATTTTTATGAAGAAGAGGATTATGATCCACGGGATGAACTGGTTCGCAAGCTGGTGGAGTATCGTAAATATAAAGGGATTGCCCGCCATCTGAGTGAGCGTGAATGGGAACGAAGTCTGATCTATGGCAAGGAGCCGGAAGATTTGAGCGCATTCCTGCCCACCGAACCCGCCAATCCGGTGCATGGGCTACATGCAAGTGATTTGGTCGCGGCCTTTCAGCGTGCGCTGCGTAAAGCAGAGCGACGTACGACGGTAACCCGTATTCATCGCGATGAAATTTCGGTCAAGGACCGTATTCGCCAGGTCATCGGGGCGTTGGAGATGGTAGGGACGGGAGGACGGCTTCTATTCTCCAAGCTGATGCATGAGGAGATGTATCGCCATGAAGTGGTAGTCACCTTTTTGGCTATCCTCGAACTGATGAAAATGAAGCAGATTTTCTGCTATCAGGAAAAGCTTTTCGATGATATTGTAATGGAGTGGAGAGGGGATTTACGGGTTAATGGATTATCTGAAGCTGAAATCAATTATTGA
- the ribE gene encoding 6,7-dimethyl-8-ribityllumazine synthase, producing the protein MARFLEGNLVSDGLKYGIVVGRFNEFITSKLLSGAIDALQRHGAQEDEIDVAWVPGAFEISLIAQKMAASGKYDAVITLGTVIRGSTSHYDIVCNEVAKGVAASSLKTGVPVIFGVVTTENIEQAIERAGTKAGNKGWDSALAAIEMANLAKQF; encoded by the coding sequence ATGGCACGTTTTCTGGAAGGTAATCTCGTATCGGATGGTTTGAAGTATGGTATTGTAGTGGGCAGATTTAATGAGTTTATCACAAGTAAGCTGTTAAGCGGGGCAATCGATGCACTTCAGCGGCATGGAGCCCAGGAAGATGAGATTGATGTGGCCTGGGTGCCAGGTGCTTTTGAAATTTCATTGATTGCTCAAAAAATGGCCGCGAGCGGTAAATACGATGCTGTGATTACACTGGGTACGGTGATCCGTGGTTCTACCTCGCATTATGATATCGTCTGCAATGAAGTAGCCAAGGGTGTGGCGGCGAGCAGTCTGAAAACAGGAGTGCCTGTTATTTTCGGTGTAGTGACGACGGAAAACATTGAGCAGGCTATTGAGCGTGCAGGTACGAAGGCTGGTAATAAAGGCTGGGATTCCGCACTGGCTGCGATTGAGATGGCAAATCTGGCCAAGCAGTTTTAA